A part of Anolis sagrei isolate rAnoSag1 chromosome 3, rAnoSag1.mat, whole genome shotgun sequence genomic DNA contains:
- the RPL24 gene encoding large ribosomal subunit protein eL24 has protein sequence MKVELCSFSGYKIYPGHGRRYARTDGKVFQFLNAKCESAFLSKRNPRQINWTVLYRRKHKKGQSEEVQKKRTRRAVKGHRAITGASLAEIMAKRNQKPEVRKAQREQAIRAAKEAKKAKQATKKTVPSTTKAPTKAAPKQKIAKPVKVSAPRVGGKR, from the exons ATGAA GGTCGAGCTATGCAGCTTCAGTGGGTACAAGATCTACCCGGGCCACGGCCGACGCTACGCGAGGACAGATGGCAAG GTTTTCCAGTTTTTGAATGCAAAATGTGAGTCTGCCTTCCTCTCAAAGAGAAACCCCCGCCAGATCAACTGGACTGTTCTATACAGGCGGAAGCACAAGAAAGGGCAGTCG gAAGAAGTACAAAAGAAACGTACTCGCCGCGCTGTCAAGGGCCATAGAGCCATCACAGGAGCCTCTTTGGCTGAAATCATGGCCAAGAGGAATCAAAAGCCTGAGGTGCGAAAAGCTCAACGGGAACAGGCTATTAG GGCTgccaaggaagcaaagaaggctaAGCAGGCAACTAAGAAGACTGTACCTTCCACAACAAAG GCACCTACAAAGGCCGCGCCAAAGCAAAAAATTGCAAAGCCTGTGAAAGTTTCTGCTCCTCGTGTTGGTGGGAAACGCTAA